From a region of the Rhodococcus sp. 4CII genome:
- a CDS encoding acyl-CoA synthetase: MNEDMTRARQQCIGDIPRRSAARFPGKLAVVHRDVRLTFAELDAVIDRVAAALHAEGLRAGDRLALLSHNCWQYPVLNFATARLGVVLVPINFMLTGGEITYILDDCAADAFVVEAALVLAAEQALAESSGTVRLRAAIPLSGGAVPDGWRSVDDWTDGEYDSPPEIFVADDDVIRIMYTSGTESRPKGAMLTSRSLMWQYISCIVTGGMSSEDVEVHALPLYHCAQLDNFLSTDIYLGATSIIVDGPDPQVLLRTIAAEQVTNLFCPPTVWISLLQSPDFAGTDLRSLRKGYYGASPLPVEILREMNRRLPGIRLWNFYGQTEMASLATALGPEDQETRGGSAGKPALNVETRIVDQFERPLPAGEVGEIVHRSPHATVGYLGQPEKTAEAFAGGWFHSGDLGYLDDDGYLWVVDRKKDMIKSGGENVATREVEETLYELDGVGEAAVFAVPHPRWIEAVCAVVVPSAGVELDEKDVVEHCRGRLAGYKVPKYVVITDSLPKNPSGKILKRVLRDTFGSIAQD; encoded by the coding sequence GTGAACGAGGACATGACGCGCGCCCGGCAGCAGTGCATCGGCGACATCCCGCGCCGGTCGGCGGCGCGGTTCCCCGGCAAGCTCGCCGTTGTGCACCGCGACGTGCGGCTGACATTCGCCGAGCTCGATGCCGTCATCGATCGAGTGGCGGCGGCGCTGCACGCGGAGGGACTGCGGGCGGGTGACCGGCTCGCACTGCTGTCGCACAACTGCTGGCAGTACCCGGTGCTGAACTTTGCGACAGCCCGGCTCGGTGTGGTCCTCGTCCCGATCAACTTCATGCTGACCGGAGGGGAGATCACGTACATCCTCGACGACTGCGCAGCCGACGCATTCGTCGTCGAGGCCGCTCTGGTCCTCGCTGCCGAGCAGGCGCTCGCGGAGTCGTCGGGAACGGTCCGGCTGCGGGCGGCGATCCCGCTGAGCGGCGGCGCCGTCCCGGACGGCTGGAGATCGGTGGACGACTGGACGGACGGCGAATACGACTCGCCGCCGGAGATATTCGTTGCCGACGACGACGTCATCCGCATCATGTACACGTCGGGGACCGAGTCGCGGCCCAAGGGTGCGATGCTCACCAGCCGGTCGCTGATGTGGCAGTACATCAGCTGCATCGTCACCGGTGGCATGAGCAGCGAAGACGTGGAGGTGCACGCGCTGCCGCTGTACCACTGCGCCCAGCTCGACAACTTCCTCAGCACCGATATCTATCTCGGCGCGACAAGCATCATCGTCGACGGTCCCGACCCGCAGGTGCTGCTCCGCACCATCGCGGCGGAGCAGGTGACCAACCTGTTCTGCCCGCCCACGGTGTGGATCTCGTTGCTCCAGTCCCCGGACTTCGCCGGCACCGACCTGAGGTCGCTGCGCAAGGGCTATTACGGGGCCTCCCCACTGCCGGTGGAGATCCTGCGCGAGATGAACCGCCGCCTGCCGGGCATCCGGCTGTGGAACTTCTACGGGCAGACGGAAATGGCGTCGCTCGCAACGGCTCTCGGGCCGGAAGACCAGGAGACGCGAGGTGGTTCGGCGGGGAAGCCGGCGCTGAACGTCGAGACGCGGATCGTCGACCAGTTCGAGCGACCGCTGCCGGCCGGCGAGGTGGGCGAGATCGTGCACCGTAGCCCGCACGCCACCGTCGGCTACCTCGGGCAACCAGAGAAGACCGCGGAAGCATTCGCGGGCGGCTGGTTCCACTCCGGCGACCTCGGCTACCTCGACGACGACGGCTACCTCTGGGTGGTCGACCGCAAGAAGGACATGATCAAGTCCGGCGGCGAGAACGTGGCCACCCGTGAGGTCGAGGAAACGCTCTACGAACTCGACGGCGTCGGTGAGGCCGCCGTGTTCGCGGTGCCGCACCCGCGGTGGATCGAAGCGGTGTGCGCAGTGGTGGTTCCCTCCGCCGGCGTCGAACTCGACGAGAAGGACGTCGTCGAGCACTGCCGCGGACGACTCGCCGGATACAAGGTGCCCAAGTACGTCGTCATCACCGACTCCCTGCCGAAGAACCCGAGCGGCAAGATCCTCAAGCGAGTTCTCCGAGACACATTCGGTTCCATTGCCCAAGACTGA
- a CDS encoding MFS transporter — MLMTTVSPAMAATAEMISARLERLPMSRWHIKARVIVGAVTFFDGFDQLMIAYSLPVLTPKWGLTPGDIAWVIAIGGIGMLVGALAGGWFADRVGRLNVIIASLALYAVMSLGMAFTDSLVLFLVFRFVQGIGLGAEVPVAASYIGEITKAHKRGRFVLLYEVIFPIGLVMSAIVSAWIVPNYGYKILFALGALPVVLLPMLWRLPESPRWLASRGRAEDAHKAMTRIENEITEKYGKTLPAPQPLPAVAVDTRRGTFAEAFRGIYLRRTLMLAAIWGCAYFVNYGIASWLPTLYRSAFHVSVGTALHYSIVTSVAGLIGCVLVAFLIDNLGRRICITASMVLCSSLLFLLAASGADTATKVLLWSAGSALFVFAVNMALYVYTAELYPTRMRAIGCAIGGASGRLGIIVGPLAVGAILDGGGTLTVVFGMFSAVALVGALVVGFFAVETREKTLEEISQ, encoded by the coding sequence ATGCTCATGACGACGGTATCGCCCGCCATGGCTGCCACAGCTGAGATGATCAGCGCCCGACTCGAACGCCTGCCGATGAGCAGGTGGCACATCAAGGCACGCGTCATCGTCGGCGCCGTCACGTTCTTCGACGGCTTCGACCAGCTGATGATCGCGTACTCGCTTCCCGTCCTCACCCCCAAGTGGGGCCTGACTCCCGGCGACATCGCCTGGGTGATCGCCATCGGCGGCATCGGCATGCTCGTCGGCGCGCTCGCCGGCGGCTGGTTCGCCGACCGCGTCGGCCGGCTCAACGTCATCATCGCCTCGCTCGCGCTGTACGCCGTGATGAGCCTCGGCATGGCGTTCACCGACTCTCTGGTGCTCTTCCTCGTCTTCCGGTTCGTGCAGGGCATCGGCCTCGGCGCCGAGGTCCCGGTGGCCGCGAGCTACATCGGCGAGATCACCAAAGCGCACAAGCGCGGACGATTCGTGCTGCTCTACGAGGTGATCTTCCCGATCGGCCTCGTGATGTCGGCGATCGTATCGGCGTGGATCGTCCCCAACTACGGCTACAAGATCCTCTTCGCGCTCGGCGCGCTGCCCGTCGTACTGCTGCCGATGCTGTGGCGCCTTCCCGAATCCCCGCGCTGGCTCGCGTCCCGCGGTCGTGCCGAGGACGCGCACAAGGCGATGACCCGCATCGAGAACGAGATCACCGAGAAGTACGGCAAGACGCTCCCAGCTCCGCAGCCGCTGCCCGCCGTCGCCGTCGACACCCGACGCGGAACGTTCGCGGAGGCCTTCCGGGGCATCTACCTGCGCCGAACCCTCATGCTCGCGGCCATCTGGGGCTGCGCCTACTTCGTCAACTACGGCATCGCGTCCTGGCTGCCGACGCTGTACCGATCCGCGTTCCACGTCAGCGTCGGCACCGCCCTGCACTACAGCATCGTCACCAGCGTCGCCGGACTGATCGGCTGCGTCCTCGTCGCCTTCCTCATCGACAACCTCGGTCGCCGCATCTGCATCACCGCGTCGATGGTCCTGTGCTCGTCGCTGCTCTTCCTGCTCGCGGCATCCGGCGCCGACACCGCGACGAAGGTCCTGCTCTGGTCGGCCGGATCCGCGCTGTTCGTCTTCGCCGTCAACATGGCGCTCTACGTCTACACCGCCGAGCTGTATCCCACCCGGATGCGGGCCATCGGCTGCGCGATCGGCGGAGCCAGCGGACGCCTCGGCATCATCGTCGGGCCCCTCGCCGTCGGCGCCATCCTCGACGGGGGCGGCACGCTCACGGTCGTGTTCGGAATGTTCTCCGCGGTCGCGCTGGTCGGCGCCCTCGTCGTCGGCTTCTTCGCCGTCGAGACCCGCGAAAAGACACTCGAGGAGATCTCCCAGTGA
- a CDS encoding MFS transporter — translation MSTDSATRRAGKPRAARASFAAAISTSLEWYDFFIYATAAALVFNTTFFATDSQVVAALNSFATVAVGFIARPIGGVLAGHFGDKVGRKPVLVAAIVMMAVATSLIGLVPNTQLVWLAPTILVTLRICQGLAVGAQWGGAVLLATENAPAGRRGFYGSFAQLGVPIGVVLGNVVFLVITALFDSESFLAWAWRIPFWISLVMLPVAFLIHRYLEETPEFQELSKKLAQAPVARKSPILQVLRKNPGAVLTAAGANAIGVIFFYTMITGSVQFATTYLGIERSTVLGFILAACVLMIPLVPLAGYLSDIYGRKLIFGIGTTGMLLWGIPMWLMIGHASQGTLWPFALAVFGAVIVMSFQTGTQGTLFAELFPPEIRFSGASLGYQISAIIGGFSPMVMVLLINGDASNAWRVGAFLAGAAAIGLLCLLAILRKYSSPDVQQSPAREATVRV, via the coding sequence ATGTCCACCGATTCCGCCACACGCCGCGCCGGAAAGCCCCGGGCCGCGCGAGCCTCCTTCGCCGCCGCCATTTCGACGTCGCTCGAGTGGTACGACTTCTTCATCTACGCCACGGCGGCCGCACTCGTCTTCAACACCACTTTCTTCGCGACCGACAGTCAGGTTGTCGCCGCACTCAACTCGTTCGCAACTGTGGCCGTCGGCTTCATAGCCCGGCCCATCGGCGGAGTTCTCGCCGGCCACTTCGGCGACAAGGTGGGCCGCAAGCCGGTTCTCGTCGCTGCCATCGTGATGATGGCCGTCGCGACCTCACTGATCGGCCTCGTTCCCAACACTCAGCTCGTCTGGCTCGCACCCACGATTCTCGTGACCCTGCGCATCTGCCAGGGCCTAGCGGTCGGGGCGCAGTGGGGCGGCGCAGTCCTCCTCGCCACCGAGAACGCCCCCGCCGGACGCCGCGGGTTCTACGGCAGCTTCGCACAGTTGGGGGTGCCCATCGGCGTCGTGCTCGGAAACGTCGTGTTCCTCGTCATCACAGCGCTGTTCGACTCCGAGTCGTTCCTCGCCTGGGCATGGCGCATCCCGTTCTGGATCAGCCTCGTGATGCTCCCGGTCGCGTTCCTCATCCACCGCTACCTGGAGGAGACGCCCGAGTTCCAGGAACTGTCGAAGAAGCTGGCCCAGGCGCCGGTGGCACGAAAGTCCCCAATCCTGCAGGTGCTGCGCAAGAACCCCGGCGCAGTCCTCACCGCGGCCGGAGCGAACGCGATCGGCGTCATATTCTTCTACACGATGATCACCGGCTCCGTGCAGTTCGCCACCACGTACCTCGGGATCGAACGATCCACCGTCCTCGGATTCATCCTCGCCGCCTGCGTTCTGATGATTCCGCTGGTCCCGCTGGCCGGATACCTCTCGGACATATACGGCCGGAAGCTGATCTTCGGAATTGGCACGACCGGGATGCTGCTATGGGGAATTCCCATGTGGCTCATGATCGGACACGCGAGCCAGGGCACCCTGTGGCCGTTCGCGCTCGCCGTCTTCGGCGCGGTGATCGTCATGTCGTTCCAGACCGGAACGCAGGGAACACTGTTCGCCGAACTGTTCCCGCCCGAGATCCGGTTCTCCGGGGCCTCCCTCGGCTACCAGATCTCCGCCATCATCGGTGGCTTCTCACCGATGGTCATGGTGCTGCTCATCAACGGCGATGCGTCCAACGCCTGGCGGGTCGGTGCCTTCCTCGCCGGCGCCGCAGCGATCGGGCTGCTCTGCCTCCTCGCGATCCTCCGGAAGTACTCGTCGCCGGACGTCCAGCAGTCGCCTGCCCGGGAAGCCACCGTGAGGGTGTGA
- a CDS encoding response regulator transcription factor, which yields MIRLLLADDHAIVRAGLRALLEHEDDIEVVGEAATAEAAVAFCATTPVDLVLMDLRFGSGTSGVDATRSLRSQPDPPHVLVVTNYDTDADILDAVAAGAAGYLLKDTPPVELLAAVRAASAGDSALSPAVASKLMTRVRRPATSLSPREIQVLTLVAAGRSNREIGKDLLLSETTVKSHLVHIFGKLGVKSRTSAVARARELGTIPI from the coding sequence ATGATCCGACTGCTGCTCGCCGACGACCATGCGATCGTCCGCGCGGGCCTGCGCGCCCTCCTCGAGCACGAGGACGACATCGAGGTGGTCGGCGAGGCGGCGACCGCAGAGGCGGCGGTGGCGTTCTGCGCGACGACTCCGGTCGACCTCGTGCTCATGGACCTCCGGTTCGGCTCGGGCACGTCCGGCGTGGACGCCACCCGAAGCCTGCGGTCCCAGCCGGACCCCCCGCACGTGCTGGTCGTCACCAACTACGACACCGACGCCGACATCCTCGACGCGGTCGCGGCGGGCGCCGCCGGATATCTCCTGAAGGACACGCCCCCAGTCGAACTGCTCGCCGCCGTCCGGGCGGCGTCGGCCGGCGACAGCGCCCTCTCTCCGGCTGTCGCGTCGAAACTGATGACGCGGGTCCGCCGGCCCGCGACCAGTCTCAGCCCCCGGGAGATCCAGGTGCTGACGCTCGTCGCCGCCGGGCGATCCAACCGCGAGATCGGCAAGGACCTCCTCCTCTCCGAGACCACCGTCAAATCTCATCTCGTGCACATCTTCGGCAAGCTCGGCGTGAAGTCGCGGACGTCCGCCGTCGCCCGGGCTCGCGAGCTGGGCACGATCCCGATCTGA
- a CDS encoding ABC transporter permease → MFVASRDLRAARGRFALISVVVVLIALLVTFLSGLTSGLRHQNVSAVELLGAESVVFADTDDGPSFDESVLTAEQVAVWQGSGAAVDPIGIARGAASVPGGSSKTVAFVGADGGVGDRAPGTPGSVILGEGAARSLGVAAGDEVTIGGDCFTVSAVRGDDWYSHSPVVWMTLADWQHANPRGGAATVLAVSGGADATDTVAGTTSRPVADSLSAIGSYTSENGSLTLMTVMLFAISALVIGAFFTVWTLQRTPDVATLKALGASTGSLVRDALGQALVVLLAGAGAGVGVAAVAGSMIGDAVPFVLDASTTVLPATALVGLGLLGAAFALRFLVTTDPLTALGSTR, encoded by the coding sequence GTGTTCGTCGCATCGAGAGACCTGCGCGCGGCGCGCGGTCGATTCGCGCTGATATCCGTCGTCGTGGTGCTGATCGCGCTACTCGTGACCTTCCTCAGCGGACTCACGTCCGGACTGCGCCACCAGAACGTGTCCGCTGTGGAACTCCTCGGCGCGGAGTCGGTGGTCTTCGCCGATACCGATGACGGCCCGTCGTTCGACGAGTCCGTGCTGACGGCCGAGCAGGTGGCGGTGTGGCAGGGCAGCGGCGCTGCGGTCGACCCGATCGGGATCGCTCGCGGCGCGGCGTCCGTCCCGGGCGGGTCATCGAAGACGGTGGCGTTCGTCGGCGCCGACGGCGGGGTCGGCGACCGCGCCCCGGGCACGCCCGGCAGCGTGATCCTCGGCGAGGGTGCGGCGCGGTCGCTCGGGGTAGCCGCCGGCGACGAGGTGACGATCGGCGGCGACTGTTTCACCGTCTCCGCCGTCCGGGGCGACGACTGGTACAGCCACAGCCCCGTCGTGTGGATGACACTCGCCGACTGGCAGCACGCCAACCCGCGCGGCGGGGCCGCGACGGTGCTGGCCGTGTCGGGCGGGGCGGACGCCACCGACACGGTCGCGGGGACGACCTCGCGTCCGGTGGCCGATTCCCTGTCGGCCATCGGCTCCTACACGTCCGAGAACGGGTCGCTGACGTTGATGACGGTGATGCTGTTCGCGATCTCCGCGCTGGTGATCGGCGCGTTCTTCACTGTGTGGACCTTGCAGCGCACCCCCGATGTCGCGACGTTGAAGGCGCTCGGCGCGTCCACCGGGTCGCTCGTGCGGGACGCGCTCGGGCAGGCACTCGTCGTCCTGCTCGCCGGTGCGGGGGCCGGTGTCGGGGTGGCAGCGGTGGCCGGTTCGATGATCGGCGACGCGGTCCCGTTCGTGCTCGACGCCTCCACCACCGTCCTGCCCGCCACCGCCCTCGTCGGGCTGGGCCTCCTCGGCGCCGCCTTCGCGCTCCGCTTCCTCGTCACCACCGACCCCCTCACCGCCCTCGGGAGCACACGTTGA
- a CDS encoding adenylate/guanylate cyclase domain-containing protein, with protein sequence MDPPAVRYVERDGHALAYQVVGAGAADVVWLFEINMHLDLMWTDPQIHYLMERGSTFARTVYFQQRGLGLSDPVEHLPTLEEQADDLVAIMDEVGMRRAVLVGVASASGAVALVAARSPDRVSGLVLIQPFAERLLGGGHDPEGWTGAERDAFVTGWRAAAQNWGSGATVPLWDPQEDSPFNRRLMAMLERSSATPTVAQAHMEWIFRLDFSDTLSSVQCPARIVLVPGSPVPVPAARYVADHIPRGSFHLLPPSPPGASLGEAWKPIIDHVEQMATGGHPEPDAGRFLASVLFTDVVGSTEVLARIGDGAYRDLRAAHEWQVRDEVEKAGGRVLNVAGDGTFSIFDGPASAVHCARCIVDGAEELGLEVRAGVHTGQVERNGPDVSGMTVHVGARIAATAGPGEVLVSRTVRDLVVGSGLRFADAGEHDLKGVPDRWTLYSLTDAAHAPRTLPRRAPKLGMIDQAILRTAKRAPQALRALVGAANARQRRLSR encoded by the coding sequence ATGGACCCACCGGCCGTCCGTTACGTGGAGCGGGACGGGCATGCGCTGGCGTATCAGGTGGTGGGGGCGGGGGCCGCGGACGTGGTGTGGCTGTTCGAGATCAACATGCACCTCGACCTGATGTGGACCGACCCGCAGATCCACTACCTGATGGAACGGGGCAGCACGTTCGCGCGCACGGTGTATTTCCAGCAGCGTGGGCTGGGACTGTCCGACCCGGTCGAGCACCTGCCGACGCTCGAGGAGCAGGCCGACGACCTCGTCGCGATCATGGACGAGGTCGGCATGCGGCGGGCCGTGCTGGTCGGAGTGGCGAGCGCGAGCGGCGCCGTCGCGCTCGTCGCCGCCCGGTCACCCGACCGGGTCTCCGGTCTCGTCCTCATCCAGCCGTTCGCCGAACGACTCCTCGGCGGTGGCCACGACCCCGAAGGCTGGACCGGCGCCGAGCGGGACGCGTTCGTGACGGGGTGGCGGGCCGCGGCGCAGAACTGGGGGTCGGGGGCGACGGTGCCGCTGTGGGATCCCCAGGAGGATTCCCCGTTCAACCGTCGACTGATGGCGATGCTCGAGCGCAGTTCCGCCACCCCAACCGTCGCGCAGGCGCACATGGAGTGGATCTTCCGGCTCGATTTTTCCGACACACTGTCGTCGGTCCAGTGTCCCGCACGGATAGTGCTCGTCCCCGGCAGCCCGGTGCCGGTGCCCGCCGCGCGGTACGTCGCCGACCACATCCCGCGCGGAAGTTTTCACCTGCTGCCGCCCTCGCCGCCCGGCGCGTCGCTGGGGGAGGCGTGGAAGCCGATCATCGACCACGTCGAGCAGATGGCCACCGGAGGGCACCCGGAGCCCGACGCCGGCCGGTTCCTAGCCTCGGTGCTGTTCACGGACGTCGTCGGATCCACCGAGGTGCTCGCGCGGATCGGCGACGGTGCCTACCGCGACCTCCGCGCGGCGCACGAGTGGCAGGTGCGGGACGAGGTCGAGAAGGCAGGAGGCCGGGTTCTCAACGTCGCCGGGGACGGCACGTTCAGCATCTTCGACGGCCCGGCGTCCGCTGTCCACTGCGCGCGATGCATCGTCGACGGCGCCGAGGAGCTCGGGCTCGAGGTGCGGGCCGGAGTCCACACCGGGCAGGTGGAGCGGAACGGTCCGGACGTCAGCGGGATGACCGTGCACGTCGGTGCCCGCATCGCCGCGACGGCCGGCCCAGGCGAGGTGCTGGTGTCGAGGACCGTCCGGGATCTGGTGGTCGGATCGGGACTGCGGTTCGCCGACGCCGGGGAGCACGACCTCAAGGGGGTGCCCGACCGCTGGACCCTGTACTCCCTCACCGACGCCGCCCACGCGCCCCGGACGCTTCCGCGCCGGGCGCCCAAGCTCGGCATGATCGACCAGGCCATCCTGCGGACGGCCAAACGCGCACCGCAGGCGCTCCGCGCGCTCGTCGGCGCCGCCAACGCAAGGCAGCGCCGACTGTCGCGCTGA
- a CDS encoding ABC transporter ATP-binding protein, whose amino-acid sequence MTTPALTFDDVTLTYPDGAGRVTALDSVSLTVDRGQIAAITGPSGSGKSTLLAVASTLIRPDSGSVRLGTTELTALSRREASTLRRDRIGIVFQQSNLVSSLTALEQLEVMTHLGQRLFVPRRAGRAKARDLLDAVGLADDAGKRPAQLSGGQRQRVNLARALMNDPSLLVVDEPTSALDQERGAAIMDLILGVVREREVATLLVTHDRTHLCRMDAVHRVVDGSLTCEYLSTAG is encoded by the coding sequence TTGACCACCCCCGCCCTCACCTTCGACGACGTCACGCTCACATACCCCGACGGCGCGGGACGCGTCACCGCCCTCGACTCGGTGTCGCTGACCGTCGACCGCGGACAGATTGCCGCGATCACCGGTCCGTCCGGTTCCGGAAAGTCGACACTCCTCGCGGTGGCGTCGACACTGATCCGTCCCGACTCGGGGTCGGTCCGCCTCGGGACGACGGAACTCACCGCGTTGAGCCGGCGTGAGGCGTCGACCCTGCGGCGCGATCGGATCGGCATCGTGTTCCAGCAGTCCAATCTCGTGTCGTCGCTGACGGCCCTCGAACAGCTCGAGGTGATGACACATCTCGGGCAGCGGTTGTTCGTGCCGCGGCGGGCGGGGCGTGCGAAGGCTCGCGACCTGCTCGACGCGGTCGGGCTGGCCGACGACGCGGGGAAACGACCGGCGCAGCTGTCGGGTGGGCAGCGGCAGCGGGTCAACCTGGCACGGGCCCTGATGAACGACCCGTCGCTGCTGGTTGTCGACGAGCCGACCAGCGCGCTCGACCAGGAACGGGGCGCCGCGATCATGGACCTGATCCTCGGTGTCGTCCGGGAGCGTGAGGTCGCGACGCTGCTCGTGACACACGACCGCACGCATCTGTGCAGAATGGATGCAGTCCACCGTGTTGTCGACGGCTCGCTCACCTGTGAGTACTTGTCAACCGCGGGTTAA
- a CDS encoding acyl-CoA dehydrogenase family protein translates to MEFEYSPKVLELQAKLTKFMQERVLPAERIAEEQLASKPDHWGAPPIVADLKAAAKREGLWNLFLPAREGAGLTNLEYAPLAELTGWSPLIAPETVNCNPPDTGNMELLHLYGTDEQKSEWLEPLLAGEFRSCFSMTEPDVASSDANNVRLEIADDGDHWVLTGRKWWSTAALRDDCRVAMVMGVTDPDAPVGNRHSIVLVPMDTPGLNIVRSTRVLGFTDRHEGGHGEIAFDKVRVPKANLLGPRGKGFAVAQARLGPGRIHHCMRLIGMAERAIALMTERARTRVAFGRPLADEGVVQATVADARIHLDAARLLVLKAAWRMDVEGTKAARHDIAAAKVMVPLTVKQIVDDAMQIFGGAGLSEDTILPVLYAQARFLQIADGPDQVHRRSLACAEFAATPVLKEVRG, encoded by the coding sequence GTGGAATTCGAGTACAGCCCGAAAGTGCTGGAACTGCAGGCGAAGCTGACGAAATTCATGCAGGAGCGGGTGCTGCCCGCCGAGCGGATCGCCGAGGAACAGCTGGCGTCCAAGCCGGATCACTGGGGGGCGCCGCCGATCGTCGCCGACCTCAAGGCCGCCGCGAAACGCGAGGGCCTGTGGAATCTGTTCCTGCCCGCCCGGGAAGGCGCGGGGCTGACCAACCTCGAATATGCGCCGCTCGCCGAACTCACCGGCTGGAGCCCGCTGATCGCACCCGAGACGGTCAACTGCAACCCGCCCGACACCGGCAACATGGAACTGTTGCACCTCTACGGCACCGACGAACAGAAGTCGGAATGGCTCGAACCTCTTCTCGCGGGTGAATTCCGGTCGTGCTTCTCGATGACCGAACCGGATGTCGCGAGCTCCGACGCGAACAACGTGCGCCTCGAGATCGCCGACGACGGCGATCACTGGGTGCTGACCGGCCGCAAGTGGTGGTCCACCGCGGCCCTGCGCGACGACTGCCGGGTGGCGATGGTCATGGGCGTCACCGACCCCGACGCTCCGGTCGGCAACCGGCACAGCATCGTCCTGGTGCCCATGGACACACCGGGATTGAACATCGTCCGCTCCACCAGGGTGCTCGGCTTCACCGACCGCCACGAGGGTGGACACGGCGAGATCGCCTTCGACAAGGTCCGCGTCCCGAAGGCGAATCTGCTCGGACCGCGCGGCAAAGGATTCGCGGTCGCGCAGGCCCGCCTCGGACCGGGCCGCATCCACCACTGCATGCGGCTGATCGGGATGGCCGAGCGGGCCATCGCGCTGATGACCGAACGCGCCCGCACCCGTGTTGCGTTCGGCAGACCCCTCGCCGACGAGGGCGTCGTGCAGGCCACCGTCGCCGACGCGCGCATCCACCTCGACGCCGCCCGGCTGCTGGTGCTCAAGGCCGCCTGGCGGATGGACGTCGAGGGCACCAAGGCGGCCCGCCACGACATCGCCGCCGCCAAGGTGATGGTTCCGCTGACGGTCAAGCAGATCGTCGACGATGCGATGCAGATCTTCGGCGGCGCCGGACTGTCGGAGGACACCATCCTGCCGGTGCTGTATGCGCAGGCCCGGTTCCTGCAGATCGCGGACGGTCCCGACCAGGTGCACCGCCGCTCCCTGGCCTGCGCCGAGTTCGCCGCCACCCCGGTACTGAAAGAAGTCCGCGGGTGA
- a CDS encoding sensor histidine kinase has protein sequence MHRSPLTPVFAGLQLGLHALIAALSAVVILRAVLLDAPHAPAIVVLSVAFLAVYAAGATRRLRGAWWLAALTALWVALMFLAPDAAYLAFGLFFLYLHLLPRRWGVLAVAAATVVAVVGTGMHRGWSVAGVVGPVIGACVAVAIGLGYRALYREAVERQRLIDELTSTRAELAEQERAAGSLAERERLAREIHDTVAQGLSSIQMLLHAVERAAPGHPAVDRIRLARETAADSLAETRQLIGDLTPAVLDGQSLADALARICTQARSDTFDTIAVVVGDPVRLPMPVEAALVRIAQGAVSNVVRHAHASRMAVTLTYYEDAVRLDVVDDGIGFDVTLLDREPSKAFGLNSIRRRVELLDGSMSVESEPGLTAVAVSFPLEVGA, from the coding sequence GTGCACCGCTCCCCTCTCACCCCCGTGTTCGCGGGACTCCAACTCGGACTGCACGCGCTGATCGCGGCGCTCTCTGCAGTCGTGATCTTGCGCGCCGTCCTCCTGGACGCGCCGCATGCGCCGGCGATCGTGGTGCTGTCGGTGGCGTTCCTCGCGGTGTACGCGGCGGGAGCGACGCGCCGTCTGCGCGGGGCGTGGTGGCTCGCTGCCCTGACGGCACTGTGGGTGGCGCTGATGTTCCTCGCCCCCGACGCCGCCTATCTCGCGTTCGGACTGTTCTTCCTCTACCTGCATCTGCTGCCGCGACGCTGGGGAGTCCTGGCGGTCGCGGCCGCGACAGTGGTGGCGGTGGTGGGGACCGGAATGCACCGCGGCTGGAGCGTCGCGGGTGTCGTGGGGCCGGTGATCGGTGCATGCGTCGCGGTCGCCATCGGACTCGGCTACCGGGCCCTGTACCGGGAGGCGGTGGAGCGGCAGCGTCTCATCGACGAATTGACCAGCACCCGAGCCGAACTCGCCGAACAGGAGCGAGCGGCGGGTTCCCTGGCCGAACGTGAGCGGCTCGCGCGCGAAATCCACGACACCGTCGCGCAGGGCCTGTCGAGCATTCAGATGCTGCTCCACGCCGTCGAACGCGCGGCCCCCGGTCACCCCGCGGTCGACCGCATCCGGCTGGCCCGCGAGACGGCAGCCGACAGCCTCGCCGAAACCCGGCAGCTCATCGGCGATCTCACACCCGCCGTCCTCGACGGGCAGTCCCTCGCGGACGCGCTCGCGCGGATCTGCACGCAGGCGCGCAGCGACACCTTCGACACCATCGCCGTCGTCGTGGGCGATCCGGTGCGGTTGCCGATGCCCGTCGAGGCGGCGTTGGTGCGGATTGCCCAGGGTGCGGTGTCCAACGTGGTCCGCCACGCGCACGCGTCCCGGATGGCGGTCACCCTCACCTACTACGAGGACGCGGTCCGGTTGGACGTCGTCGACGACGGCATCGGATTCGATGTAACACTCCTCGACCGCGAACCGTCGAAAGCGTTCGGGTTGAATTCCATTCGACGCCGTGTCGAGCTGCTCGACGGGTCGATGTCGGTGGAATCGGAACCTGGCCTGACCGCGGTCGCGGTGTCGTTCCCGCTCGAGGTCGGCGCATGA